In Fervidobacterium thailandense, the genomic window TCGACGAAACCGTACGGTAAACACGTGGTTCTGAAACTATACCGCGCTGTCGCCCTTGGCCTTGTTAGGAAGATGTTGACAGCGTACACTTTCAGTGTTCCAGCTATAGTTTTTGTTTTGAGTTTCCTTTTCTCAAGATTTTTTGGACCGCTACTTGGTGCGGTTTTAACAGCAGGTGCGACCGGAGCAGCGATAGCCTTTGGATTGAGAGATTTCAAGAAAGGTCTTGATGCCACGAAAGAAATGGTCCAGCTTTACAAAGAGAAGAATTTCAACAGCATTGTCACAATATCCGGTGACGAGGACTTCCAGGAGGTTTCGAAGGTTAACGCGGAGGCCCTTTACTCGCTCAGGGAATTCTTACTCGGTTTGCAAGGTGATACGGAAGAAATCATGAATTTCGCAAAGAAAACGCTCGAATCGGCGAACGCGGTGCAGGAACAGATCGATACGATGAAGGACCTCGCTACGCAAGTTGCCGATACAGCCGTTCAAATCAGCAACGATGCCGAAAGAATTTCCGAAGCCGTCAGTTCTAACGTGGACACCATCACAAGAACGATTACTGAGCAGAACACGATCATCCAGAACCTGAACATGGCTGTTGAGAAAATCATCGATGCGGCTCGGAGTGTTGAGGCCTCGGCGAACGGGATGCAGAACATGAGTAGGGATTTTGAAAGGGTGGCTAAGGAAAGTGAGGAACTGAGGAACCAGGCGAGCGCGATCCAGGACATAGCCAACACCGTTATGAGCATAGCTGAGCAGACAAACCTACTTGCCCTCAACGCGGCGATAGAAGCGGCACGGAGTGGTGAGGCGGGAAGGGGATTCGCTGTCGTCGCTGACGAAATAAGAAAGCTTGCTGAAGAAAGTAAAGCTTCAGCAAACAAGATTTCCCAGTTCCTGACAACCGTCTCCAACGGAATAGCCGAGTTGAGTAAGAGCGTTCTTAAGGGGTATGAAGAGCTAAAGAGACAGGCAGAAGAATTGTCAAGTAGTGCGAACAAGAGTAAGGAATCGAGTGAGATAATCTCTAACATTACCAGGCAGCTGAACACGTTGATTGAAACGCTGAACCACGAAACTGTAAAGCTGGAAAACATCACCACGAGCATACAGAACCTACTTGCGATCTCCGAGGAAAGCTCGGCCACGGCTGAGGAAATAAGCGCGTCCATTCAAAGGTTTCTCGACGAGATTAACTCGGTGTTCACCAACGTAAAGCAAACGATAGAGCTGTTGAACGTAATAAAGGAGAACTTCAATGAGGTGAAAATCTAAACCGTTTCCAAGAGGATGTGAACCGGATGGGTGCAGAGCAAGGAAAGCGACAACTGAACGTTCTTGTGCTTGAAGGTTTGATTCTTGTTTTAGTCGTAATGATGCACACGTCTGCTCCGGAATATATCGTTGTGCCACTGAGTTACGGAATACCTACGCTTTTCTTCATCCGTGGTTACCAGTGGAAAGAGAGAACACCGTTGGAGGTCATTCGAGCAAGAATACAGTTGGTGGCAACGTACTATACGGCGGGATTTATCGGTACCGTTCTTTTTGTCAGCTTTTCTCCCGCAAAGTTTTTGAA contains:
- a CDS encoding heme NO-binding domain-containing protein, which produces MKSFVMNVWLSTWKKLYGESVVDGLVREFNIDTSKLLIPTNDIPDDLVVRFSRALAQRVGKTYEQLWEETGYNNIRTFHSFYPGYFKKEGCMSFLSAMDSVHRALTRRIKGAKPPRIIFNYIDERTAVVRYESTRDFRSYFLGLLKGASEFFNDPLKIEILNQGATGNGSFIEVKIVSTKPYGKHVVLKLYRAVALGLVRKMLTAYTFSVPAIVFVLSFLFSRFFGPLLGAVLTAGATGAAIAFGLRDFKKGLDATKEMVQLYKEKNFNSIVTISGDEDFQEVSKVNAEALYSLREFLLGLQGDTEEIMNFAKKTLESANAVQEQIDTMKDLATQVADTAVQISNDAERISEAVSSNVDTITRTITEQNTIIQNLNMAVEKIIDAARSVEASANGMQNMSRDFERVAKESEELRNQASAIQDIANTVMSIAEQTNLLALNAAIEAARSGEAGRGFAVVADEIRKLAEESKASANKISQFLTTVSNGIAELSKSVLKGYEELKRQAEELSSSANKSKESSEIISNITRQLNTLIETLNHETVKLENITTSIQNLLAISEESSATAEEISASIQRFLDEINSVFTNVKQTIELLNVIKENFNEVKI